One window from the genome of Candidatus Zymogenus saltonus encodes:
- a CDS encoding HDIG domain-containing protein, producing MAVIGISREDALDLVKSRLENEALVKHCLATEAIMRALAEKMGADPDTWGIAGLLHDLDYNETKETPERHTLITEEILAEKGVSPEIIDAIKSHNAEMLGISRSTDFHFAITCAENITGLIVATALVMPDKKIASVKTKSVTKRMKEKHFARSVSREGIMFCEEINIPLPEFVEISLSAMGGISDDLGL from the coding sequence ATGGCGGTTATCGGCATATCAAGGGAAGATGCCCTTGATCTTGTGAAATCGCGGCTCGAAAACGAGGCGCTGGTTAAGCACTGTCTCGCCACCGAGGCGATCATGCGGGCCCTCGCGGAAAAGATGGGGGCGGACCCGGATACATGGGGGATCGCCGGCCTCCTCCACGACCTCGACTACAACGAGACGAAAGAGACGCCCGAGAGGCACACCCTCATAACCGAGGAGATATTGGCGGAAAAGGGGGTGAGCCCCGAGATCATCGACGCGATCAAGAGCCATAACGCGGAGATGCTCGGGATATCGAGGTCAACGGACTTCCACTTCGCAATAACCTGCGCCGAAAATATCACCGGCCTGATAGTCGCCACGGCATTGGTAATGCCGGACAAGAAGATCGCCTCCGTCAAAACGAAGTCGGTCACGAAGAGGATGAAGGAGAAACACTTTGCCAGGTCCGTCAGCAGGGAGGGGATAATGTTCTGTGAAGAGATAAATATACCCCTTCCCGAGTTTGTCGAGATCAGCCTCTCCGCCATGGGCGGGATCTCGGACGACCTGGGACTTTAA
- a CDS encoding tetratricopeptide repeat protein, whose protein sequence is MKRIFLPAVVIFILTGFTAAVASDASDTYDKALRDFKRGQYEQAIEGFTKVIKLGFEGDERTSSNILAVYFQRGICYKKLHNWDKALDDFSLVIGFSPTDAQAYYERAGCYKMIGDEKNAKLDQGKACDLDDNYCDEKMLMEKREKKEKEKWWK, encoded by the coding sequence ATGAAACGAATTTTTCTACCGGCCGTTGTGATCTTTATCTTAACCGGCTTTACCGCGGCCGTTGCCTCGGATGCGTCGGATACCTACGACAAGGCCCTGAGAGACTTCAAAAGGGGTCAATATGAGCAAGCCATCGAGGGATTTACGAAGGTGATAAAGCTCGGCTTTGAGGGGGACGAGAGGACCAGCTCGAACATCCTGGCCGTCTATTTTCAGCGGGGAATCTGCTACAAGAAACTTCACAACTGGGATAAGGCCCTCGACGATTTCTCCCTCGTTATTGGATTTTCCCCCACGGACGCCCAGGCCTACTACGAGCGGGCCGGCTGCTACAAGATGATTGGGGACGAAAAGAACGCGAAGCTCGATCAAGGCAAGGCCTGCGATCTGGACGATAATTACTGCGATGAAAAGATGTTGATGGAAAAGCGGGAGAAGAAGGAAAAAGAGAAGTGGTGGAAATAG